In Bacillus sp. SB49, a single window of DNA contains:
- a CDS encoding nuclear transport factor 2 family protein: METALEKHLYQLETKLLEGEVRKSATSLNELLADDFLEFSSTGKAYGKEHVLKRLPGEDDPGFLLDDFHCTPLSPESAMTSFRIYIQKTDKHSLRTSVWKRTDGKWQMTFHQGTMIGD, encoded by the coding sequence ATGGAAACAGCTTTAGAAAAGCATTTGTATCAGCTGGAAACCAAACTGCTGGAGGGAGAGGTGCGGAAATCGGCCACATCTCTAAACGAGCTGCTGGCGGATGATTTCCTGGAATTTTCGAGCACAGGAAAAGCGTACGGGAAAGAGCACGTTCTTAAGCGGCTCCCTGGTGAAGACGATCCCGGCTTCCTGCTTGATGATTTTCACTGCACGCCGCTTTCGCCGGAAAGCGCGATGACCTCTTTTCGTATATACATCCAAAAAACGGACAAACACTCCCTGCGGACCTCGGTATGGAAACGGACAGACGGGAAGTGGCAGATGACGTTCCATCAGGGGACAATGATCGGAGATTAG
- a CDS encoding GNAT family N-acetyltransferase, with protein MKEISMGKFTEGDFSDYFRLVSDVRVMAQITERAIPEEEARSNFDKLLKRNADGTSFGSYKVYDSSGGFLGLAHLTRSVEKQEEAEIGYMIVPDCWGLGYGSRIAGRLITMAENQGLERLTAVIDPKNTASKRILTKQGFVSVYQGTIDGLPGEILHKELLSIDDV; from the coding sequence ATGAAAGAGATAAGCATGGGGAAATTTACAGAGGGGGACTTCTCCGACTACTTCCGCCTTGTTTCTGATGTCCGTGTCATGGCTCAAATAACCGAGCGTGCCATACCAGAAGAAGAAGCCCGGAGCAACTTCGACAAACTGCTGAAGAGGAATGCCGACGGGACGTCGTTCGGTTCGTATAAAGTGTACGATTCGTCCGGCGGCTTTCTCGGACTTGCCCATTTAACCCGCAGCGTGGAAAAACAAGAAGAAGCGGAAATCGGTTATATGATCGTGCCGGATTGCTGGGGTCTCGGATACGGAAGTAGGATAGCTGGAAGGTTAATCACCATGGCAGAAAACCAAGGCCTCGAAAGACTGACGGCCGTCATCGATCCGAAGAATACCGCTTCGAAAAGAATCTTAACGAAACAAGGTTTTGTTTCTGTTTATCAAGGGACGATCGACGGACTACCCGGGGAAATTCTCCACAAAGAGCTGTTGTCCATCGATGATGTTTGA
- a CDS encoding DJ-1/PfpI family protein encodes MKALFFLYDGYVDWEISPLAYIFSETDVTIETAGHTEEIRHSGQFVIRVDHNINNCDVDDYDMLVIPGGDPEPLIGDEALRTLIRSFHDKNKRIAAICGASALLGMSGVLEDREYSTSLESEEFPDYLPEVGRSKTDVTVSGNVITAEGNAYIEFAVAVAKEAGLFRDREDELETVLFFKNQLRA; translated from the coding sequence ATGAAAGCTCTTTTCTTTTTATACGACGGGTATGTCGATTGGGAAATCAGTCCACTTGCCTATATATTCAGCGAAACAGATGTCACGATTGAGACGGCCGGCCATACGGAAGAGATCAGACATTCGGGTCAGTTTGTCATCCGGGTAGACCACAACATAAATAATTGTGACGTGGATGATTATGACATGCTCGTGATCCCGGGTGGAGATCCGGAGCCTTTGATCGGCGATGAAGCCTTAAGGACACTCATCCGATCGTTTCATGACAAGAACAAGCGAATTGCCGCCATCTGCGGGGCTTCTGCTCTGCTTGGCATGAGCGGAGTGCTCGAAGACAGAGAATATTCCACTTCGCTCGAGTCGGAGGAATTTCCGGATTACCTTCCCGAAGTAGGCAGAAGCAAAACGGACGTGACGGTAAGCGGGAATGTCATTACTGCGGAAGGGAATGCCTACATCGAATTTGCCGTCGCCGTCGCCAAGGAAGCAGGATTGTTCCGGGACCGGGAAGATGAACTCGAAACCGTGCTGTTCTTTAAAAACCAGCTTCGTGCTTGA
- a CDS encoding aminoglycoside 6-adenylyltransferase — protein MRTELEMMNLINGIAEADERIRAVYMNGSRTNPNVKKDIFQDYDIVFVVKDIGSFLADGSWIHRFGRILIAQEPDKGRDQDEWDWYGYLMLLEDGNRIDLHLETIAHAEANYGQDSLTLPILDKDGILPTIPESADTDYHIQKPDREEFYLCCNDFWWCQQNVAKAIWRDQLPYAKFMMEEIIRSRLNQMVSWWIGFDMGFDLSVGKAGSEFKRLLPDPYWNLYAATYADDSYPDIWAALFTMGDLFRFLGLEVSGAGGYDYPDGEDEAMTNYLLHVKQMPAHANAVFDL, from the coding sequence GTGAGGACGGAATTGGAAATGATGAATCTGATTAATGGAATTGCCGAAGCGGATGAGCGGATCCGTGCCGTGTATATGAATGGTTCAAGAACAAATCCCAATGTGAAAAAGGATATTTTCCAGGATTATGATATTGTTTTTGTCGTGAAGGACATCGGTTCGTTTCTTGCAGACGGTTCGTGGATCCATCGGTTCGGTCGGATTCTTATCGCGCAGGAGCCGGATAAGGGGAGGGACCAAGACGAATGGGATTGGTACGGGTACTTGATGCTGTTGGAAGACGGAAACCGCATCGATCTCCATTTGGAAACGATCGCGCATGCAGAAGCGAACTATGGACAGGATTCTCTGACACTGCCTATTCTCGATAAAGACGGAATTCTTCCGACAATTCCTGAATCTGCGGATACGGATTACCATATTCAAAAGCCGGACAGGGAAGAATTCTACCTTTGCTGCAACGACTTCTGGTGGTGTCAGCAGAATGTGGCGAAAGCGATTTGGCGGGATCAGCTGCCCTATGCGAAATTCATGATGGAAGAGATCATACGCAGCAGGCTCAACCAAATGGTGTCCTGGTGGATCGGTTTCGATATGGGCTTCGACCTATCTGTCGGAAAAGCGGGCAGCGAATTCAAACGCCTGCTTCCGGATCCGTATTGGAATCTCTACGCGGCTACATACGCCGATGACAGCTATCCGGATATATGGGCCGCTCTCTTTACGATGGGAGATTTGTTCCGCTTCCTCGGCCTGGAGGTCTCCGGGGCGGGCGGGTACGATTATCCGGATGGAGAAGATGAGGCGATGACGAACTACCTGCTTCATGTGAAGCAAATGCCTGCCCACGCAAATGCCGTCTTCGACCTTTGA
- a CDS encoding LacI family DNA-binding transcriptional regulator: protein MVTIKDVAKEAGVSVATVSRVLNDNGYVGADTREKVMEAISKLNYSPNEVARSLYKRESRLIGLLLPDITNPFFPQLARGVEDEAAREGFRLLLGNSDEKAKKEQEYIQTFLQNNVVGVISATNRADDGIYEPLSIPLVLMDRTSGAYPSVYADGREGGRLAAKALVERGAKKITLIKGPAHVKPAMERFQGALEVLGSAEVDFSVLSTDSYTFDAAKGWAEELFRVHPDTDGVIASNDIVGIAILHEALRLGKRIPADVQVVGYDDIPQSSLAYPPLSTIRQPAYDMGREAAKLLIRLIKKQSITETAVELPVAFIDRQTTRGGTHDEES, encoded by the coding sequence GTGGTTACAATAAAAGATGTAGCGAAGGAAGCCGGCGTCTCTGTCGCGACCGTCTCCCGTGTGTTGAACGACAACGGATATGTCGGTGCCGACACGCGTGAGAAGGTGATGGAGGCGATCTCGAAACTGAATTACAGTCCGAATGAAGTAGCCCGATCTCTTTATAAGCGGGAATCGAGGCTGATCGGCCTGCTGCTTCCTGATATTACGAACCCGTTCTTCCCGCAGCTGGCAAGAGGTGTTGAGGACGAGGCGGCCCGCGAAGGGTTTCGTCTGCTCCTTGGGAACAGTGATGAGAAAGCGAAGAAAGAACAGGAATACATTCAAACGTTCCTGCAGAATAACGTCGTCGGAGTCATCTCCGCGACCAACAGGGCGGATGATGGTATTTATGAGCCTTTATCGATTCCGCTTGTGCTGATGGACCGTACCTCCGGTGCCTATCCGTCCGTTTATGCGGATGGACGGGAAGGCGGCAGACTGGCGGCAAAAGCGCTGGTCGAACGAGGCGCGAAAAAAATCACGCTTATAAAAGGACCGGCGCACGTCAAGCCTGCGATGGAGCGGTTCCAGGGGGCGCTCGAGGTGCTGGGGTCGGCAGAAGTTGACTTCTCGGTCCTGTCGACAGACTCTTACACATTCGATGCAGCGAAAGGCTGGGCGGAAGAGCTGTTCCGGGTGCACCCGGACACGGATGGTGTGATTGCGAGTAACGATATCGTCGGAATTGCGATTCTCCATGAAGCTCTGCGCCTTGGGAAGCGGATTCCGGCAGACGTGCAGGTGGTCGGCTATGATGATATCCCACAAAGCAGTCTCGCCTATCCACCACTGTCGACAATCCGCCAGCCTGCCTACGATATGGGCAGGGAGGCAGCGAAGCTTCTGATCCGATTAATTAAAAAACAAAGCATAACGGAAACGGCAGTCGAACTGCCGGTAGCATTTATAGACAGACAAACGACTAGAGGAGGAACACATGATGAAGAAAGCTAA
- the rbsK gene encoding ribokinase — MKKAKIAVIGSSSMDLVVTSAKRPSAGETVLGESFQTVPGGKGANQAVAAARLGADVYMIGCVGTDPYGEAVLANFRENGVHTDYVEPVTDARTGTAHIILAEGDNSIVVVKGANDHVTPDYVEKLIPFFQTCDLLMIQQEIPEETVKTMAQISADIGVPLLLNPAPARQIPAEVIEQAAFLTPNEHEAAVLFDGGNPEDVTKRYPGKLLITEGEKGVRYYDGATEKLIPSFSVQVVDTTGAGDTFNAAFGTAIAEKQDMEAALLFANRAASLSVTGFGAQGGMPTREEVERALRS, encoded by the coding sequence ATGAAGAAAGCTAAAATTGCCGTCATCGGCAGTTCGTCGATGGATCTCGTAGTAACATCAGCAAAAAGGCCGTCGGCAGGAGAAACGGTTTTGGGGGAATCTTTTCAAACGGTGCCTGGAGGCAAGGGAGCCAATCAGGCGGTAGCGGCAGCTCGCCTCGGGGCTGATGTCTATATGATCGGCTGCGTCGGAACAGATCCATACGGGGAAGCTGTTCTCGCCAATTTTCGTGAAAACGGTGTCCATACGGACTATGTGGAACCGGTTACAGATGCTAGGACAGGAACGGCTCACATCATTTTGGCCGAGGGGGACAACAGCATCGTCGTCGTTAAAGGGGCGAATGATCATGTGACGCCGGATTACGTAGAGAAGCTGATTCCTTTTTTCCAAACGTGCGACCTGCTAATGATCCAGCAGGAAATTCCGGAAGAAACCGTAAAGACGATGGCTCAAATCAGTGCCGACATCGGGGTCCCGCTTCTGCTCAACCCGGCGCCTGCCAGGCAAATACCGGCGGAAGTCATCGAACAGGCTGCTTTTCTTACTCCGAATGAGCATGAAGCAGCCGTGCTGTTCGACGGCGGCAACCCGGAGGATGTAACAAAGCGTTACCCTGGAAAACTGCTCATCACGGAAGGGGAAAAAGGCGTCCGCTACTATGACGGCGCAACAGAGAAGCTCATCCCTTCTTTCTCCGTTCAGGTCGTCGATACGACAGGGGCAGGGGACACATTCAATGCGGCGTTCGGAACAGCTATTGCAGAGAAGCAGGACATGGAAGCGGCACTGCTCTTCGCTAATCGTGCGGCATCGCTTTCTGTAACAGGCTTCGGTGCGCAAGGCGGAATGCCGACGAGAGAAGAAGTGGAAAGGGCGTTACGGTCATGA
- the rbsD gene encoding D-ribose pyranase, which yields MKKNGMLNSHIAKVLADLGHTDTIVIADAGLPVPDGVRKIDVALREGTPSFLEVIKLMQEEMVIEQVTLAEEIAGNEAVHQEMAASFPAIRYTAHEDFKEATAHAKVVIRTGETTPYANAILHAGVTF from the coding sequence ATGAAGAAAAACGGGATGTTGAACAGTCATATTGCGAAGGTGCTCGCAGATCTCGGCCATACCGATACGATTGTGATCGCCGATGCCGGGCTGCCGGTGCCGGATGGTGTAAGGAAGATCGATGTGGCTCTCCGGGAAGGAACGCCGTCCTTTCTGGAAGTCATTAAGCTTATGCAGGAGGAAATGGTCATCGAACAGGTGACGCTTGCAGAAGAAATCGCAGGCAATGAAGCGGTGCACCAAGAGATGGCCGCAAGCTTCCCGGCCATCCGCTACACGGCCCACGAAGATTTCAAGGAAGCGACGGCGCATGCAAAAGTCGTGATCCGTACAGGAGAAACGACGCCCTATGCGAATGCTATCCTTCATGCGGGCGTCACTTTTTAA
- a CDS encoding sugar ABC transporter ATP-binding protein gives MHIRMENIHKAFGKNKVLEGVDIEIRDGEVHALMGENGAGKSTLMNILTGLHKRDEGTIIINGEKHTFTNPKEAEKSGVAFIHQELNVWPDMTVLDNLFINKEPVTSFGLIRRNKMKAIAEKQFEKLAITIPLTKDAGECSVGEQQMIEIAKALMTDAKVIIMDEPTAALTEREIEKLFAVIRSLKQDGVSIVYISHRMEEIFTICDRITVMRDGKTVDTTPIPETDFDDVVRKMVGRELTDRFPARKPSVGEKVLEVKNLSRAGAFRNVNFSIRAGEIVGVAGLMGAGRTEIMRAIFGLDQKDDGEIVMNGEPIVVRRPSEAVAKGIGFITEDRKEEGLVLDFSIKDNIALPSLASFTKYGRIEEKSESDFVDLLIKRLTIKTESSETPANHLSGGNQQKVVIAKWIGIGPKVLILDEPTRGVDVGAKREIYQLMNELTDRGVAIIMVSSELPEVLGMSDRILVVHEGEIAGELGREDADQEKIMTLATGGHVHG, from the coding sequence ATGCACATACGTATGGAAAACATTCATAAAGCCTTCGGTAAAAATAAGGTGCTCGAAGGTGTCGATATAGAAATCAGGGACGGGGAAGTCCATGCCCTGATGGGGGAGAACGGAGCCGGAAAATCGACTCTGATGAACATATTGACGGGGCTGCATAAACGGGATGAAGGTACGATTATCATAAATGGCGAGAAGCATACCTTCACCAATCCGAAGGAAGCTGAGAAGTCCGGTGTCGCCTTTATCCATCAGGAGCTGAACGTGTGGCCGGATATGACGGTGCTTGACAATTTATTTATCAATAAGGAACCGGTTACATCTTTCGGTTTAATTCGAAGGAACAAAATGAAAGCGATTGCAGAAAAGCAATTTGAGAAGCTTGCGATCACCATCCCGCTGACCAAGGATGCAGGGGAGTGTTCCGTCGGGGAGCAGCAGATGATCGAAATCGCCAAAGCGCTCATGACGGATGCGAAAGTGATCATCATGGACGAGCCGACGGCGGCGCTTACAGAAAGAGAGATTGAAAAGTTGTTCGCGGTCATCCGTTCCCTCAAACAAGACGGGGTATCCATCGTATATATTTCCCACCGGATGGAAGAGATCTTTACGATTTGCGACAGGATCACGGTGATGCGTGACGGAAAAACCGTCGATACGACACCGATTCCGGAAACGGACTTCGATGACGTCGTCCGGAAAATGGTCGGCAGGGAACTGACGGATCGTTTCCCTGCCCGAAAACCTTCTGTCGGAGAAAAGGTGCTGGAAGTAAAGAACCTTTCCCGGGCAGGAGCGTTCCGAAATGTCAACTTTTCTATACGAGCCGGCGAAATCGTCGGTGTCGCAGGATTGATGGGGGCGGGACGGACCGAAATCATGCGGGCGATCTTTGGGCTCGATCAGAAAGACGACGGGGAAATCGTCATGAACGGGGAACCGATTGTCGTCAGGCGTCCTTCCGAGGCCGTTGCCAAGGGCATCGGATTTATTACGGAAGACCGGAAAGAAGAAGGGCTCGTCCTTGATTTTTCCATTAAAGATAATATCGCTCTTCCCAGCTTAGCGAGTTTTACGAAGTACGGCCGGATCGAAGAGAAGAGCGAATCGGATTTCGTCGATCTTCTTATCAAGCGGCTGACCATCAAAACAGAATCTTCGGAAACGCCGGCGAACCACCTCTCCGGAGGAAACCAGCAGAAGGTCGTCATCGCGAAATGGATCGGAATCGGGCCGAAAGTATTGATTCTCGATGAACCGACAAGAGGGGTCGACGTCGGCGCGAAGCGGGAAATTTACCAGTTGATGAACGAACTGACGGACAGGGGAGTAGCCATCATCATGGTCTCTTCGGAGCTTCCGGAAGTGCTCGGTATGAGCGACCGGATTCTCGTCGTCCATGAAGGAGAAATCGCAGGAGAATTGGGTAGAGAAGATGCCGATCAGGAAAAAATAATGACATTGGCTACAGGAGGTCATGTACATGGATAA
- the rbsC gene encoding ribose ABC transporter permease RbsC, giving the protein MYMDNAVKTNHIGNFIQKLGPLLGLIVLMATVSIINPSFLEPLNLLNLLRQVAINALIAYGMTFVILTGGIDLSVGSILALSSALMAGMMVSGMDPILAILIGCLLGAVMGMVNGLLITKGKMAPFIATLATMTMFRGLTLVYTDGNPITGLGDSYAFQLFGRGYFLGIPVPAITMLLAFLVLWVILHKTPFGRRTYAIGGNEKAARISGINVSRMKIMIYSLAGLLSALAGAILTSRLNSAQPTAGTSYELDAIAAVVLGGTSLSGGRGLIVGTLIGALIIGTLNNGLNLLGVSSFFQMVVKGIVIIIAVLIDRKKAA; this is encoded by the coding sequence ATGTACATGGATAACGCAGTCAAAACGAACCATATCGGGAATTTCATCCAGAAGCTCGGACCGCTGCTCGGTCTGATCGTATTGATGGCGACCGTTTCAATAATTAATCCGAGCTTTTTAGAACCATTGAACTTATTGAATTTATTAAGGCAGGTTGCCATTAATGCATTAATTGCTTACGGCATGACCTTCGTCATTCTGACAGGAGGGATCGACCTGTCCGTCGGGTCCATCCTTGCTTTATCGAGTGCTTTGATGGCGGGGATGATGGTGTCCGGCATGGACCCGATCCTTGCCATTTTGATCGGCTGTCTGCTCGGCGCCGTAATGGGTATGGTCAATGGGCTGTTAATTACGAAAGGGAAAATGGCTCCGTTTATCGCGACACTTGCTACGATGACCATGTTCCGCGGATTGACCCTTGTTTACACCGACGGGAACCCGATTACAGGGCTCGGAGACAGCTATGCGTTTCAGCTGTTCGGACGGGGCTACTTCCTCGGTATTCCGGTACCGGCGATCACGATGCTTCTAGCTTTTCTCGTCTTATGGGTGATTCTGCATAAGACACCGTTCGGAAGAAGGACGTATGCGATCGGCGGAAATGAAAAGGCAGCACGGATCTCTGGAATCAACGTTTCCCGGATGAAAATCATGATCTATTCCCTTGCCGGCCTTTTGTCCGCATTGGCGGGGGCGATTCTTACCTCCCGACTGAATTCCGCGCAGCCGACAGCGGGTACGTCTTACGAACTGGATGCGATTGCAGCCGTCGTACTCGGCGGGACAAGTTTATCCGGGGGGCGTGGATTGATTGTAGGGACGTTGATCGGCGCTTTGATCATCGGAACATTGAACAACGGGCTCAACCTGCTTGGCGTCTCGTCCTTCTTCCAGATGGTCGTCAAAGGAATCGTCATTATCATCGCCGTATTGATCGATCGCAAGAAAGCAGCATAG
- the rbsB gene encoding ribose ABC transporter substrate-binding protein RbsB, whose translation MKKLWMVVIGFSLIFLGACSLQPPEWAKPGNKTDMDDITIGLSVSTLNNPFFVSMKDGVEKKAEAEGMDVLTVDAQNDAAKQISDVEDLIQQGVDVLLINPTDSAAISTAVQSANSIGIPVITLDRSSEKGDVETLVSSDNEKGGEMAGEYIVEQLGEGAAVAELEGVPGASATRERGAGFHHVADEKLDVVAKQTANFDRTEGLDTMENLIQGNPDIKAVFAHNDEMALGAYQAIKSSGRDVLVVGFDGNEDALSSIEQGNLSATVAQQPEEIGSLAVEAGLDVLQGEKVEEYIPVPLKLVTKDTEQ comes from the coding sequence ATGAAGAAATTATGGATGGTAGTCATCGGCTTTTCGCTCATCTTTCTCGGTGCTTGTTCGCTGCAGCCGCCGGAGTGGGCAAAGCCTGGAAATAAGACAGATATGGATGATATCACAATCGGTTTGTCCGTTTCGACGTTAAATAACCCGTTCTTCGTATCTATGAAAGACGGTGTGGAGAAGAAAGCGGAAGCAGAAGGAATGGACGTGTTGACGGTCGATGCACAGAACGATGCGGCGAAACAGATCAGTGACGTCGAAGATTTGATCCAGCAGGGTGTCGATGTGCTCTTGATCAACCCTACGGATTCTGCGGCTATTTCAACAGCCGTGCAGTCTGCGAACAGCATCGGTATCCCTGTCATCACACTCGATCGCTCTTCTGAAAAAGGGGACGTAGAGACGCTCGTCAGCTCGGATAACGAAAAGGGCGGCGAGATGGCCGGGGAATACATCGTCGAGCAGCTTGGCGAAGGTGCGGCAGTAGCAGAACTTGAAGGCGTGCCGGGAGCATCCGCGACGAGGGAACGCGGTGCCGGCTTCCACCATGTTGCAGATGAGAAGCTGGACGTCGTCGCAAAGCAGACGGCGAACTTCGACCGGACGGAAGGCCTGGATACCATGGAAAACCTGATCCAGGGAAACCCGGATATTAAGGCTGTATTTGCTCACAACGATGAAATGGCGCTCGGGGCGTACCAAGCAATAAAGAGCTCCGGCAGGGATGTGCTTGTCGTAGGATTTGATGGAAACGAGGACGCTCTCTCCAGCATCGAACAAGGGAATTTGTCAGCGACAGTCGCCCAGCAGCCGGAGGAGATCGGCTCCCTTGCTGTAGAAGCAGGGCTTGATGTCCTGCAGGGTGAGAAAGTAGAAGAATACATTCCGGTT